Proteins encoded by one window of Salmonirosea aquatica:
- a CDS encoding YCF48-related protein gives MIAQKNIYQNITLILMYKYAILFCLVGFSAFAQAPTIVWDKTFGGDSNEFASSIVTTSDGYFILSGTSISNKSGEKSEDRRAINYGYDYWIIKIDQDGKKIWDKTIGGPGGAPKNSSLQMVATNDGGVIFAGDSDLNSLFDKSDNSKGEDDYWIFKLDKYGNKIWDKTFGGNSIEWAFSIVATTDGNFVVGGRSSSDKSGDKTQPLIGPIDYWLVKIDPNGNKIWDKTIGGSGVEYFTSMVSTSNGDLVISGTSNSDKSGDKTDDSKGSLDYWIVKLDIDGNKIWDKTIGGSDGETNPIVKVDPTGGFIVAGNSYSNKSGDKTENNRGASSYWIVKLDDSGKIIWDKTLGSYNHGGAQIFISSLISTLDGGFAITGSHNSGVFRDDSNSGSWIIKMSNSGQVEWEKSLNGGYNMSMIQTNNGNFATNGTSGTDYRVIILKNEVPTQTITLSTTLRFGGGLSTLNVDTGYNLTASLKNTSSTTWQGDIYLKANNGTPTLLQANQGIGAGSTLDLNGNFQPQAVQIGANVPIELLTKQGSGDFVRVATVNGTVNPVLVNIEAASTVPVVRVPFIRLNTSEVSPGGTVQVMGGNFEPGTSVTLGSTPQIEGATYPSQMVASDGSININFTVPVTYQDRYLTLVARDTKQNNPGASISVVQPKEVATLSIVSPDKENATIEIIPGGEVAIQIADKLLKGAAYAQSGASRKYRYEIGYRFTGGADPNAFTLLYQMSENSGLLNSELRETIRVPMPTAHFGTGTQGNGWPLQFIVRDMYDNQRIAESPKVYVKVVPSISKVSLKWDRSFTPMPATDPIGIAADGVARIYLVVEKTNSSIGSPIQSVNLTLLNSESGNDPANFNNGAWLGRVKYATQQNNNQYSEEANDLSTISAQKLTPNSDGKYWFWYVAPDDFMRDGLPAAADYSNESERYVDVKVTITYADGSVEQLIKSIQIVRPPLMLVHGLNSDSGAWDKFKLISGTDYKLFKGNIYKVNIQSNGPFDVNALGILDGTIIGRENSIGGVLEKTRAGGYVASQVDYVCHSMGGSVLRTAIDKFSSKYYGSNYFYKTYQKGSVNKVITINTPHGGSPWADLVDGIVPLLPYTFNKPLSYAYLAALEYQDKYSAYHFISNFIKPDAKSISKKCNIFIDPICYYSFEPSSAIKNLQVIGGNGGIDFKEFNLPTHIITSDFLPGQTPIPDFENTIIDIENLNSQVQFLYKIFSYFNEGSETSLPPPLDDVLYKFKELHPRIGVVEKYLTAPEKALYVLKLTEAFMLVATRYSNWWDGDIVVPLVSQQAKLSPNSPQISHFSDNNLLKAMLNYNHISVTDQLPISNKVKELLNKRVNSEFFGSLPSNTRPQAGGRQAAPETVSKSLMNNSTSKKVYREEFNRNKINITKPFSNEMLNAGMQFSIEVNLSDSTNLKSVIVNFQIQEIGDTLQKKKHLFSISSEKGISHQELILAKASYVKGDTTICYFDTLIVNIKNDERLLTFSVSPEVKSIANEVNFRPNYQLQYPTFITQILDPVKLNVSISNPACLTYNAQTGQFKGIQKGEAVVIFTYDGTFKDTMYVAVGGGGEPYPQQIQTANVPVIGNGTVCTGATILVPFTTSGGAFDEGNQFIVQLSDATGENFTSLETTGTSSPLSAKIPNGLADADTYKVRVVSLSPPVLGSVAAQTLKIRSCATQGTFTVTGPNVLCQGESVALTADGCAGTVSWSDGSTTTSITVSPTATTTYFATCTVGSEKTVASISPIVAPTITISSNEGTCFDGNVILTASGLPSGGSLLWKRDGTLIPSATTATYQATQPGTYTAEPQAEAWTWQNPLPDGEDFNDIHFVSDLVGIAVGNKGKIVRTTDGGDTWNVVSFAGKDDLKSVYFTSSTVGWVAGSFSSTIWKTTDAGLTWSDVNLGGLYPVNDLFFTDPNNGWLLSANGAVVRTNDGGLTWTPYTTGTGTGQRVHFTSYLVGWMVGYNGGLAKTTDGGVNWTQISSGIGTNSSWSDVFFVNPSIGWIAGYGGALYKTVDGGNTWNNMIGAFSTNTYFKAIFFSDVSHGTLLTSQGIFVTSDGGVNWSSTVSPPTYTAAIYMWDATKAWITGRAGRILKGSQGPTSYEWKTTLGQGTVAGEGDYGKSTLDFADKNIGWAGTTSNFLTKTVNGGKVWTKTTLFGVVALDFLDQNIGYAVAAGTNTPKAIYKSTDGGTSWIKQYDLGSSYFESKIHFIDSNTGWVSNQQSLYRTTDGGISWNSSNLPDLINSLFFTNASTGYAGTGFSGQLAKTTDGGVTWSIVGSLDSGPLYNIYFINNSTGWVSGNTAKKTTDGGATWNDFIVDGSPLGRSDLSFSDPLHGVMLVSNYGAEGHYYFKTQDGGSTWTRASIPTRIYPDRIKTTGPDNAWVMNNYGAIMYYSASASSCSSNAITLSSAPAAPTVSSANINSGQTAPLTATNCGGTVNWYSVASAGNIVGTGTSFTTPVLTTTTTYYASCTVNNCESTSRGSGTVTVNGTTSGEIFSIKTGSWHDPSTWDCNCVPNNTHIVEIKANHTVTVSAADANLKDLKSSNGNLNFQNQRKLCFGCN, from the coding sequence TTGATTGCCCAAAAAAATATTTACCAAAATATTACACTAATTCTTATGTATAAGTACGCTATACTTTTTTGCCTAGTTGGTTTTTCGGCCTTTGCTCAAGCTCCTACGATTGTTTGGGATAAAACCTTTGGAGGAGATAGTAACGAATTTGCCAGCTCAATAGTAACCACAAGTGATGGGTATTTTATACTTTCAGGTACTTCCATATCAAACAAATCAGGAGAAAAATCAGAGGATAGAAGAGCTATTAATTATGGATATGATTATTGGATTATAAAAATTGACCAAGATGGAAAAAAAATATGGGATAAAACTATTGGTGGGCCAGGAGGTGCTCCAAAAAATAGCAGTTTACAAATGGTCGCAACAAATGATGGAGGAGTCATATTTGCTGGTGATTCTGATTTAAATTCATTATTTGATAAATCAGATAACTCAAAAGGTGAAGATGATTATTGGATATTTAAACTTGACAAATATGGCAATAAGATCTGGGACAAAACATTTGGAGGAAATAGTATAGAATGGGCTTTCTCAATTGTAGCTACCACTGATGGTAATTTTGTAGTAGGTGGACGATCTAGTTCGGATAAATCAGGAGATAAAACTCAACCACTAATTGGCCCTATTGATTATTGGCTCGTAAAGATAGATCCCAATGGCAATAAAATCTGGGATAAAACTATTGGAGGTTCGGGAGTTGAATATTTCACAAGTATGGTTTCAACTAGTAATGGAGATCTAGTGATATCTGGAACTTCTAATTCAGACAAATCAGGAGATAAGACAGACGATAGTAAGGGTTCACTCGACTATTGGATTGTAAAATTGGATATAGATGGAAATAAAATTTGGGATAAGACGATTGGAGGTAGTGATGGTGAAACCAATCCAATAGTAAAAGTTGATCCTACTGGGGGTTTTATAGTAGCTGGAAATTCCTATTCTAATAAGTCAGGTGACAAAACTGAAAATAACAGAGGTGCCAGTAGTTATTGGATTGTTAAATTAGACGATAGCGGAAAAATAATTTGGGACAAAACGCTCGGTAGTTATAATCACGGTGGAGCGCAAATTTTTATATCCTCACTAATTTCTACTCTCGACGGGGGTTTTGCAATTACTGGGTCACATAATTCAGGCGTATTTAGGGACGATTCCAATTCCGGATCCTGGATAATAAAAATGAGCAATAGTGGACAGGTTGAATGGGAGAAATCTCTTAACGGAGGTTATAATATGTCCATGATTCAAACCAATAATGGGAACTTTGCGACCAACGGCACTAGTGGTACTGACTACCGAGTAATTATATTAAAAAATGAAGTACCCACACAGACTATCACTCTTTCAACTACCCTCCGTTTCGGCGGCGGCCTAAGTACCCTCAACGTAGATACAGGCTATAACCTCACGGCTTCGCTCAAAAACACTAGCAGCACCACTTGGCAGGGCGATATTTATTTGAAAGCAAATAATGGCACACCTACGCTGCTGCAAGCCAATCAAGGCATTGGTGCCGGGAGTACGCTCGATCTCAACGGCAACTTCCAGCCCCAAGCGGTGCAAATCGGGGCAAATGTCCCTATCGAGTTGCTTACCAAGCAGGGCAGCGGGGATTTTGTGCGGGTGGCTACGGTCAACGGCACGGTCAATCCGGTGCTGGTGAATATTGAGGCGGCAAGTACCGTCCCCGTAGTGCGGGTGCCATTCATTCGGCTTAACACATCGGAGGTTAGCCCCGGCGGCACGGTACAGGTTATGGGCGGGAATTTTGAGCCAGGTACCTCGGTGACGCTGGGCAGTACCCCCCAAATCGAAGGCGCAACATACCCGAGCCAAATGGTCGCATCGGATGGCAGCATCAATATCAATTTTACGGTTCCAGTTACCTACCAAGACCGCTACCTCACCCTCGTGGCCAGGGATACCAAGCAGAATAATCCAGGTGCCTCGATATCCGTGGTACAACCGAAAGAGGTGGCTACGCTAAGCATTGTAAGCCCCGACAAAGAAAATGCCACCATCGAAATTATCCCAGGGGGCGAAGTAGCCATCCAGATCGCCGACAAATTATTGAAAGGTGCTGCCTATGCCCAAAGTGGGGCCTCCCGGAAGTACCGCTACGAAATAGGCTATCGGTTCACGGGAGGGGCTGACCCTAATGCGTTTACGCTGTTATACCAAATGTCCGAAAATTCCGGCTTACTCAACTCCGAGCTTAGGGAAACCATCCGGGTGCCGATGCCCACAGCTCACTTCGGCACCGGTACACAAGGGAATGGCTGGCCTCTACAGTTCATTGTTCGGGATATGTATGACAACCAACGGATAGCCGAAAGCCCGAAGGTATATGTCAAAGTTGTGCCGAGTATTAGTAAAGTGTCCCTTAAATGGGACAGGAGTTTTACGCCCATGCCCGCTACCGACCCGATAGGCATAGCCGCCGATGGCGTGGCCCGGATATATTTGGTAGTAGAGAAAACAAACTCTTCAATCGGCAGTCCGATACAATCAGTCAACCTTACTTTATTGAATTCTGAAAGCGGCAACGACCCCGCCAATTTCAACAATGGAGCATGGCTGGGCCGGGTCAAGTATGCCACTCAGCAGAATAACAACCAATACAGCGAAGAAGCCAACGACCTCTCAACGATTTCGGCTCAAAAGCTAACCCCCAATTCAGATGGTAAGTACTGGTTCTGGTACGTCGCCCCAGACGATTTCATGCGCGACGGATTGCCAGCGGCTGCAGACTATTCCAATGAAAGTGAGAGGTATGTCGATGTTAAGGTTACGATTACTTACGCTGATGGGTCTGTCGAGCAATTGATCAAATCTATTCAAATTGTGCGACCGCCTTTGATGCTGGTGCATGGGTTGAATAGTGATTCAGGTGCTTGGGACAAATTCAAACTGATAAGTGGTACTGACTATAAGCTTTTCAAAGGCAATATTTATAAAGTCAATATTCAGTCTAATGGCCCATTTGATGTAAATGCTTTAGGCATATTAGATGGCACAATTATCGGAAGAGAAAATTCTATTGGTGGGGTTCTTGAAAAAACCAGAGCAGGTGGTTATGTAGCCTCACAAGTAGATTATGTTTGCCATAGCATGGGTGGATCAGTACTAAGAACCGCAATAGATAAATTTAGTTCTAAGTATTACGGCAGTAATTATTTTTACAAAACATATCAAAAAGGTTCAGTAAACAAGGTTATCACTATAAATACCCCTCATGGAGGATCGCCTTGGGCAGACTTAGTTGATGGCATTGTTCCCCTGCTCCCTTATACTTTCAATAAACCTTTATCATATGCATATTTGGCGGCATTAGAATATCAAGATAAGTACAGTGCATATCATTTCATAAGTAACTTTATTAAGCCAGATGCAAAAAGCATTTCCAAAAAATGCAATATATTTATTGATCCAATTTGCTATTACTCATTTGAACCAAGTTCAGCTATAAAAAACTTGCAAGTGATTGGAGGAAATGGGGGTATTGATTTTAAGGAATTTAATTTACCTACTCATATAATTACGAGTGATTTTTTGCCTGGTCAAACACCAATACCGGACTTTGAAAATACAATTATAGATATTGAAAATTTAAACTCACAGGTTCAATTTCTATATAAGATATTTAGTTATTTTAATGAAGGCTCTGAAACTTCATTGCCCCCGCCACTTGATGATGTTCTTTACAAGTTTAAAGAACTGCATCCAAGAATTGGAGTAGTAGAGAAATATTTAACTGCACCTGAAAAGGCACTTTATGTCTTAAAGCTTACAGAAGCATTTATGCTAGTTGCTACTAGGTACAGCAATTGGTGGGATGGAGACATAGTGGTCCCCCTAGTCAGCCAACAAGCTAAATTAAGCCCGAATTCACCGCAAATTTCACACTTTTCAGATAACAATCTGCTCAAAGCAATGCTGAACTACAATCACATTTCAGTTACTGATCAACTCCCTATATCTAATAAAGTGAAAGAACTCTTAAATAAAAGGGTTAACTCTGAATTTTTCGGCTCACTACCAAGTAATACCAGGCCACAAGCAGGAGGTCGCCAAGCTGCTCCTGAAACTGTGAGCAAGTCGCTAATGAATAATTCAACCTCTAAAAAGGTATACAGAGAGGAATTTAATAGAAACAAAATCAATATTACTAAGCCATTCTCGAATGAAATGCTTAATGCGGGAATGCAATTTTCCATAGAGGTTAATTTATCAGATTCTACTAATTTGAAATCTGTGATTGTAAATTTTCAAATACAAGAAATTGGTGACACACTTCAAAAGAAGAAACATTTATTTTCAATTTCGTCAGAAAAGGGTATTTCGCATCAAGAATTAATTCTAGCAAAAGCATCCTACGTCAAAGGAGACACAACTATCTGCTATTTTGATACATTAATAGTGAACATCAAAAATGATGAGAGGTTATTAACATTTAGTGTATCCCCAGAAGTGAAATCTATTGCAAATGAAGTAAATTTTAGGCCAAATTATCAATTACAATATCCAACGTTCATAACGCAGATTCTAGATCCAGTAAAACTCAACGTTTCCATCTCCAACCCCGCCTGCCTAACCTACAACGCCCAAACGGGCCAATTTAAAGGCATTCAAAAAGGTGAGGCCGTAGTCATCTTCACCTACGATGGTACGTTCAAGGACACCATGTATGTAGCCGTGGGCGGCGGCGGGGAGCCGTATCCGCAGCAAATCCAAACGGCAAATGTTCCTGTCATAGGTAATGGCACGGTCTGCACAGGGGCTACCATTTTGGTGCCTTTCACTACTTCGGGCGGTGCTTTCGATGAGGGCAACCAATTCATCGTGCAGCTATCGGATGCCACGGGCGAGAACTTCACCAGCCTGGAAACTACGGGTACCAGCAGCCCTCTATCGGCAAAAATTCCGAATGGCCTGGCTGATGCCGATACCTATAAAGTGCGGGTCGTGTCGCTGTCGCCGCCTGTGTTGGGTAGTGTGGCGGCGCAAACCTTAAAAATCAGAAGTTGCGCAACGCAGGGTACCTTCACCGTCACCGGGCCTAATGTACTCTGCCAAGGTGAAAGTGTAGCGCTCACTGCCGATGGCTGCGCGGGGACGGTGAGCTGGTCTGATGGCAGTACTACAACATCAATAACCGTTAGTCCTACGGCTACTACTACTTACTTCGCCACCTGCACGGTGGGGAGTGAAAAGACCGTGGCCAGTATTTCGCCCATTGTCGCACCCACCATTACCATCTCATCCAACGAGGGTACCTGCTTCGACGGCAACGTGATTCTCACCGCCAGCGGTTTACCCAGCGGTGGCAGTCTGCTCTGGAAGCGGGATGGTACTCTAATTCCAAGTGCCACCACCGCGACTTACCAGGCTACCCAACCCGGCACCTATACCGCTGAGCCGCAAGCCGAAGCTTGGACCTGGCAAAACCCACTACCCGACGGGGAGGATTTTAACGACATTCATTTCGTGAGCGACCTGGTCGGCATCGCCGTGGGTAACAAAGGCAAGATTGTGCGTACCACGGATGGTGGAGACACCTGGAACGTAGTATCCTTTGCCGGGAAAGATGACTTAAAATCTGTCTATTTTACCAGCAGCACGGTAGGCTGGGTTGCCGGGTCCTTTTCCTCCACAATATGGAAAACCACCGATGCCGGGCTAACATGGAGTGACGTCAACTTAGGGGGACTTTATCCAGTCAATGATCTATTTTTTACTGACCCTAACAACGGATGGCTTTTGTCCGCGAATGGTGCCGTAGTTCGCACAAACGACGGAGGCCTTACCTGGACACCCTACACCACAGGTACTGGAACGGGCCAGAGGGTGCACTTTACCAGTTATTTGGTAGGCTGGATGGTCGGATACAATGGTGGGTTAGCCAAAACGACCGATGGCGGTGTAAACTGGACTCAGATTAGTTCAGGAATCGGCACGAACAGTTCGTGGAGCGATGTTTTTTTTGTGAATCCGTCAATAGGCTGGATAGCAGGGTACGGCGGTGCCTTGTATAAAACCGTTGATGGAGGGAACACCTGGAATAATATGATAGGGGCATTTTCTACCAATACCTATTTCAAGGCTATCTTTTTCAGCGATGTAAGCCATGGAACGCTACTCACATCGCAGGGTATTTTCGTGACCTCCGATGGCGGTGTCAACTGGTCTTCTACGGTGTCACCTCCTACCTATACCGCCGCAATTTATATGTGGGACGCCACCAAAGCCTGGATCACGGGCCGAGCAGGACGGATTTTAAAAGGTAGCCAAGGTCCAACTTCATATGAGTGGAAAACGACCCTGGGACAGGGTACAGTTGCCGGAGAAGGTGACTATGGTAAAAGCACACTGGACTTTGCCGATAAAAACATCGGCTGGGCGGGAACCACTTCAAATTTCTTGACGAAGACGGTAAATGGAGGAAAAGTTTGGACAAAAACTACGCTATTTGGTGTAGTTGCACTGGATTTTTTAGATCAAAATATTGGCTATGCCGTAGCCGCCGGAACGAATACGCCCAAAGCCATCTATAAAAGTACCGATGGGGGTACCTCCTGGATAAAACAATACGATCTGGGGTCCAGCTATTTTGAAAGTAAGATTCACTTCATAGACAGTAATACAGGCTGGGTATCAAATCAACAGAGCCTATACAGGACGACGGATGGAGGAATTTCATGGAATAGCAGCAATCTTCCTGATCTCATCAATTCTCTCTTCTTCACGAATGCTTCTACGGGATACGCAGGTACTGGGTTTAGCGGTCAGTTGGCCAAAACGACCGATGGTGGTGTAACGTGGTCCATTGTAGGCTCATTAGATAGCGGCCCTCTATATAATATCTATTTCATTAATAATAGTACAGGGTGGGTAAGTGGAAATACCGCAAAAAAAACAACAGATGGGGGCGCTACCTGGAATGACTTTATAGTAGACGGATCTCCTCTGGGTCGTTCAGACCTTAGTTTCTCCGACCCTCTTCATGGAGTAATGCTGGTATCCAATTATGGAGCCGAAGGACACTATTATTTTAAAACTCAGGATGGAGGTTCGACATGGACTCGTGCTTCGATCCCAACCCGAATTTATCCCGATCGTATTAAAACTACTGGCCCGGATAACGCTTGGGTAATGAACAACTACGGTGCTATCATGTACTACTCTGCTTCTGCCAGCTCATGCTCTTCGAACGCCATTACGCTAAGTAGCGCTCCAGCTGCACCTACCGTTTCTTCCGCAAACATCAACAGCGGCCAAACCGCCCCCTTAACTGCCACTAACTGTGGCGGTACGGTCAACTGGTACAGCGTTGCCTCGGCAGGAAATATTGTAGGGACAGGAACGAGCTTTACCACCCCCGTGCTTACCACAACGACTACCTACTACGCCAGTTGCACGGTGAATAACTGCGAAAGCACCTCGCGCGGCAGTGGTACAGTGACGGTAAACGGTACTACAAGCGGTGAAATTTTCAGCATCAAAACAGGCAGTTGGCATGATCCCAGCACTTGGGATTGTAATTGTGTTCCTAACAATACACATATCGTTGAGATCAAGGCCAACCATACCGTGACTGTCAGCGCAGCGGATGCTAACCTAAAAGATTTGAAATCAAGCAATGGAAACTTGAATTTCCAGAATCAGCGAAAGCTATGCTTCGGGTGCAATTAA
- a CDS encoding LytR/AlgR family response regulator transcription factor, translating into MQARSTLPKPVVPLTIVRPLLPAGLLLPFPHGKCFVPADHILALSGERNYTRFHFRDGGTLLYSRTLGEMLTRLPAHSFERIHRSHAVNRQYIHTISENGVELVDGSVWGVSRRKGRKKELVGGKKIRFS; encoded by the coding sequence ATGCAGGCACGCTCTACTCTCCCCAAACCAGTTGTCCCCCTCACCATCGTCCGCCCGCTGCTGCCCGCCGGATTGTTGCTCCCCTTTCCGCATGGCAAGTGCTTCGTTCCCGCCGACCACATCCTGGCCCTCAGCGGCGAGCGCAACTATACCCGCTTTCACTTCCGCGATGGAGGTACCCTGCTCTACTCCCGCACGCTGGGCGAGATGCTCACCCGCCTACCCGCGCATTCCTTTGAACGCATCCACCGCAGCCACGCCGTCAACCGACAGTATATCCACACCATTTCTGAAAACGGCGTCGAGTTGGTGGATGGGAGTGTTTGGGGGGTGAGTAGGAGGAAAGGGAGGAAGAAGGAACTCGTGGGGGGAAAGAAAATCAGATTTTCTTGA
- a CDS encoding LytR/AlgR family response regulator transcription factor — protein sequence MLKTYIVEDNALELANVLDFLALKCPQVKVVGTSGEMESAYVGIIETRPDLLISDIQIIGGLCYDLLKRLKKVDRLNELRIIFMTRFRDFDNAKHGYEYSPLAFLEKPFTAGELHEAVDKVGQPREIPQARQQMELFLEFLSNQAHPGQRLTVTLLKGALQLVDLNDIVYLEANGSMTDLYLKDIQSPLVSSRNLGHYAALLHSNGQFFSISKSILINLTHLDRYDHSEKRIVFRHSARHVYASRSGGQELRQYLLQNPQPKAQLPDPVISFFRKLFGLK from the coding sequence ATGTTAAAAACCTACATCGTTGAAGATAACGCCCTGGAACTGGCCAACGTGCTGGATTTTCTGGCCCTGAAATGCCCGCAGGTCAAGGTTGTGGGTACCTCAGGAGAGATGGAATCAGCTTACGTGGGCATTATCGAGACGCGGCCCGATCTGCTTATTTCCGACATTCAGATCATCGGCGGGCTGTGCTACGATTTACTCAAACGCTTGAAAAAAGTGGATCGACTCAACGAGCTGCGCATTATCTTCATGACTCGCTTCCGGGATTTCGACAATGCCAAACACGGCTACGAATATTCGCCGCTCGCTTTTCTGGAAAAACCCTTCACCGCCGGGGAATTGCATGAAGCCGTCGATAAGGTAGGGCAACCCAGGGAAATCCCCCAGGCCCGGCAACAAATGGAGCTTTTTCTGGAATTTCTCAGTAACCAGGCTCATCCCGGACAACGCCTTACCGTAACGTTACTAAAAGGCGCACTGCAGTTGGTGGATCTAAACGACATCGTCTATCTGGAAGCTAACGGAAGCATGACCGATCTCTACCTGAAAGACATCCAATCTCCGCTCGTATCGAGCCGTAACCTAGGGCATTATGCCGCTCTGCTCCATTCCAACGGCCAGTTTTTTTCCATCAGCAAAAGCATCCTCATTAACCTCACCCACCTCGACCGCTACGACCACAGCGAGAAGCGAATCGTATTCCGACATTCGGCGCGACATGTGTATGCATCCCGTAGTGGCGGCCAGGAATTGCGGCAGTACCTTCTGCAGAATCCCCAGCCCAAGGCCCAGCTCCCCGACCCGGTAATATCCTTTTTTAGGAAGCTTTTTGGATTAAAATAG
- a CDS encoding sensor histidine kinase: MCTVVSPKGEYWFSGRGVDRYNPDTKQFTTYTFENGKLPSTSFGILYFDWNGTLWAGGKEILCRYDPVKDRFEKVFDFRFNKMLQFVEQINPTHLLIGDMLNVYVLNLKKFNETGTVDIKTFNHHNGFMGMEPGQLGSYRDSKGRIWITSGSVLSVLDPKQLDLTTHPLRTMIASVNKRGVSFIRPGELVEVPEGESIINIKVETLGDDKPYNSQFSYWLEGDMDGWTDWQEQPLITLNNLSNGIHTLKVRSRSGDFNAHEASIATLRFSTKVPIWKSPDFYLYTIIAGLALLTALASLLAVGQRRKRKLLQQQNRLEERDRAMQLLQAQTIQSQMNRHFTSNTLSAIQRLALTQQGERASDNLVKMERLTRAYLDDSIFKEGEPNPFTKGILLTREIYLLKLYVELMQLQYEDRFDFVLDVPATLDTDDYKLPPFLIQPFVENAIKHGLHHRTERGLLRVEFRGKADEVLLCRIEDNGIGRVAARQIQQQMPKDHDSVSTELLKQRITLLNQLGYAIYFEITDLPQGTLVEIRVGYK, from the coding sequence ATGTGTACAGTTGTGTCCCCCAAGGGAGAGTACTGGTTTTCGGGGCGGGGCGTAGATCGATATAATCCTGATACGAAACAATTCACTACCTATACCTTCGAAAACGGAAAACTTCCGTCAACAAGCTTCGGTATTCTGTACTTTGACTGGAATGGAACCCTATGGGCGGGTGGTAAAGAAATCTTATGCCGTTATGATCCCGTTAAAGATCGTTTTGAAAAGGTATTTGATTTTAGGTTCAATAAAATGTTACAGTTCGTCGAACAGATCAATCCTACCCACCTTTTGATCGGCGATATGCTGAATGTATATGTCCTCAATCTAAAAAAATTCAACGAAACCGGAACCGTTGATATCAAGACCTTTAACCATCACAATGGTTTCATGGGCATGGAGCCGGGCCAATTGGGCAGCTACCGCGATTCCAAGGGGCGCATCTGGATCACGTCCGGTTCGGTGTTGTCGGTACTCGATCCTAAACAGCTCGATCTAACGACCCACCCGCTGCGTACGATGATCGCCAGCGTCAATAAGCGTGGGGTATCGTTCATCAGGCCCGGGGAACTCGTGGAGGTACCCGAAGGCGAAAGCATCATCAATATCAAAGTCGAAACCCTGGGCGACGACAAGCCCTATAACTCCCAGTTCAGTTACTGGCTGGAAGGCGACATGGACGGCTGGACCGACTGGCAGGAGCAACCCCTCATCACACTTAACAACCTTTCCAACGGTATTCATACCCTCAAAGTGCGCTCTCGCTCGGGCGATTTCAATGCCCATGAAGCCAGCATCGCCACGCTACGCTTCAGCACGAAGGTACCTATCTGGAAATCACCTGATTTTTATCTTTACACCATCATCGCAGGATTAGCGCTGCTCACCGCCCTGGCTTCGCTACTGGCCGTTGGCCAACGGCGCAAAAGGAAATTGCTCCAGCAGCAGAATCGCCTCGAAGAGCGTGACCGCGCTATGCAGTTGCTACAGGCGCAAACCATTCAGTCGCAAATGAACCGCCACTTTACTTCCAATACGCTCTCGGCCATTCAACGGCTCGCCCTGACCCAGCAGGGCGAGCGGGCAAGCGACAATCTGGTAAAAATGGAACGCTTGACCCGTGCCTACCTCGATGACTCCATTTTTAAAGAGGGCGAACCCAATCCATTCACCAAAGGAATCCTGCTGACGCGGGAAATATACCTTTTGAAGTTATACGTGGAGCTTATGCAATTGCAGTATGAAGACCGCTTCGATTTCGTTCTGGACGTACCCGCCACGCTCGATACTGACGATTACAAGCTACCACCCTTTCTGATTCAGCCTTTTGTTGAAAACGCCATCAAGCACGGTCTGCACCACCGAACCGAGCGCGGCCTGTTGCGCGTGGAGTTCCGGGGAAAAGCTGACGAGGTGCTGCTATGCCGCATCGAGGATAATGGCATTGGCCGCGTGGCCGCCCGCCAGATTCAACAACAGATGCCCAAAGATCACGATTCCGTTTCAACCGAACTCCTGAAGCAGCGGATTACCCTGCTCAATCAGCTCGGCTACGCCATCTATTTCGAAATCACCGACTTACCCCAGGGTACCTTAGTAGAGATTCGAGTGGGTTATAAATAA